Proteins encoded in a region of the Elizabethkingia bruuniana genome:
- a CDS encoding HlyD family secretion protein — MESKDNVQQEQSTQGTGAKVQMSTRVEEKKKANKKNKIRSTIANSIVFIILIAGFYWLVREYFHIGDKDYTEAAQVEEFINPVNTRVAGYIKEIKFIEHQQVKKGDTLLILDDREIQTQLGQAEAAYQNALAQRSATSSSVNTVSNNVNVMESNIAGAKARLWNAEQNLNRYKNLLVAEAVTKQQYDQIKTEYDAQKAAYETLVNQKQSANLSTTEVKSKLGINDAEIKRTKAALDMAKLNLSYTVITAPYDGVMGRRAISDGQLVQAGQQIATIVLNGQKWVTANFLEGQMPKIAVGKKIMMSADALGGQQFEGEVTAISAATGSRYSSVPTDNSTGNFIKVQQRIPVRIEFTSGNDKQKLNQLRAGMNMIIKLKD, encoded by the coding sequence ATGGAAAGCAAGGATAATGTACAACAAGAACAATCAACTCAAGGGACAGGAGCAAAAGTGCAAATGTCAACAAGAGTTGAGGAAAAAAAGAAAGCCAACAAAAAAAATAAAATAAGAAGCACTATTGCAAACTCAATTGTATTTATTATTCTTATTGCAGGTTTTTATTGGTTAGTCAGAGAATATTTTCATATCGGAGACAAAGACTATACAGAAGCTGCTCAGGTTGAAGAATTCATTAATCCGGTAAATACGAGGGTGGCCGGATATATTAAAGAAATTAAATTCATAGAACATCAACAGGTAAAAAAAGGCGATACATTACTCATTCTGGATGACCGGGAAATACAAACTCAGCTGGGACAGGCAGAAGCAGCTTATCAGAATGCTTTGGCACAAAGAAGCGCTACAAGTTCCTCAGTGAATACGGTTTCCAATAATGTAAATGTAATGGAGTCTAATATTGCTGGTGCTAAAGCAAGATTATGGAATGCAGAGCAAAATCTGAACAGATATAAAAACCTTTTGGTTGCAGAAGCGGTAACAAAACAGCAATATGACCAGATAAAAACGGAATATGATGCACAGAAAGCGGCTTATGAAACCTTGGTGAATCAAAAGCAATCTGCAAATCTTTCTACTACAGAAGTTAAATCTAAACTAGGAATTAACGATGCAGAAATTAAGAGAACAAAAGCAGCATTGGATATGGCAAAACTTAACCTGAGCTATACAGTAATTACAGCACCTTATGACGGTGTTATGGGGAGAAGAGCAATCTCCGACGGGCAGTTGGTACAGGCAGGTCAGCAGATTGCAACAATTGTACTTAATGGTCAGAAATGGGTAACCGCAAACTTTCTGGAAGGCCAAATGCCTAAAATTGCTGTAGGGAAGAAAATAATGATGTCGGCAGATGCATTGGGTGGACAGCAATTTGAAGGAGAGGTTACAGCAATCTCAGCAGCTACAGGTTCCAGATATTCCAGTGTACCTACAGATAACTCTACCGGTAACTTTATCAAAGTTCAGCAGAGAATTCCGGTGAGAATAGAGTTCACTTCAGGCAATGATAAGCAAAAGCTTAATCAGCTTCGTGCCGGAATGAATATGATCATTAAACTGAAAGATTAA
- a CDS encoding TolC family protein, producing the protein MKNKVINYAMAVMLLYGSLIAAQEVKSMTADEVMTLALQNHQQLKLSEKNIYISKQQTEVTKLQKLPTITASTSQFYLGNALIIDKDFSNSTNVSMPHYGSSYGVQASQLIFKGGLVKKSIEMAGLREQLAALDLEKNQQDVKFLVLSNYLDVYKLKNQEQIFQNNKKLAQERLKNIQKFNQQGMVTRNEVIRGELAIKNLDQGLLTLSNNKKILNYNLDVALGLPQNTEINPTESLEGKELVKGTDYYIEQAYQNNPQLKSANTNIAVAQKNIEIINTDKMPTLSGFGGYNMQRPIMTRTPVLDMYSNSWQAGISLSYNIDNLYKTKERLKVGELQKSQAQDALTLTRQNIDMTVNAAYVKYQESIDQAKLMDDAQKLAEENYKITEAKYLNQLAVQAEMIDAQNQKLQAELDFVTAEINVLYQYYNLLKSTGSL; encoded by the coding sequence ATGAAAAACAAAGTTATAAACTATGCAATGGCAGTAATGCTTTTGTACGGAAGCCTTATTGCCGCACAAGAAGTGAAAAGCATGACTGCAGATGAGGTGATGACTCTGGCACTACAGAATCACCAGCAACTTAAGCTATCCGAAAAGAACATCTATATTTCCAAACAACAGACAGAGGTAACCAAATTGCAGAAGTTACCCACTATTACAGCATCTACAAGTCAGTTTTATTTAGGAAATGCCCTTATCATAGATAAGGATTTTTCTAATTCCACCAATGTTTCCATGCCACATTATGGAAGTTCTTATGGTGTACAGGCGAGCCAGCTGATCTTCAAGGGTGGGTTGGTAAAGAAATCCATTGAAATGGCAGGTTTGCGTGAGCAACTTGCAGCGTTGGATTTGGAAAAGAACCAACAGGATGTAAAGTTCTTGGTACTTTCCAATTATTTAGATGTTTACAAATTAAAGAATCAGGAACAGATTTTTCAGAACAATAAGAAGCTGGCACAAGAAAGATTGAAAAACATTCAGAAATTCAACCAGCAGGGAATGGTAACCCGAAATGAAGTAATCAGAGGAGAGTTAGCCATCAAAAATCTGGATCAGGGACTTCTTACATTAAGCAATAACAAAAAAATCCTTAACTATAATCTGGATGTTGCCTTAGGACTTCCTCAGAATACCGAGATTAACCCGACAGAAAGCCTTGAAGGAAAAGAATTGGTAAAAGGAACTGATTATTATATAGAGCAAGCATATCAAAACAACCCACAGCTAAAATCGGCAAATACCAATATTGCTGTGGCACAGAAAAATATTGAGATTATCAATACAGATAAAATGCCTACACTGTCCGGATTTGGCGGTTACAATATGCAGAGACCTATTATGACAAGAACACCAGTTCTGGACATGTATTCGAATAGTTGGCAGGCGGGAATTTCGTTAAGTTATAACATCGATAATCTGTATAAAACCAAAGAGCGACTGAAAGTAGGAGAGTTGCAGAAATCACAGGCACAGGATGCATTAACGCTTACCAGACAGAATATAGACATGACGGTAAACGCAGCTTATGTAAAGTACCAGGAATCTATAGACCAGGCAAAGTTAATGGATGATGCACAGAAACTAGCAGAAGAAAACTATAAAATTACTGAAGCTAAATACCTTAACCAATTGGCAGTACAGGCAGAAATGATAGACGCACAGAACCAGAAACTACAGGCGGAGCTAGACTTTGTAACCGCTGAAATCAATGTATTGTATCAGTATTACAATCTTCTGAAATCTACAGGAAGCTTATAA